The Aminithiophilus ramosus genome contains a region encoding:
- a CDS encoding 3'-5' exonuclease encodes MRSLDTCLFAALDLETTGLYASKDRIVEIGAVTFRRGRVVGRFQTFVDPGRAMSEEVIAVHGITDAMVAGAPDVTEALPRLRAFLGEALLVIHNAAFDLSFLATADPSWVPWRPGVVDSCVLARRAFPQERRYGLAHLVGTLGLDVSASHRALADADGARQLFERSLDVLGEAAATAEELLDLAAFDFAAAEKTVDAAIRGLVEEALREGRELVIAYRDAWGRLTERRVRPEGLAGWPVPQLEAFCCLRKGLRHFRLDRIVRARFAE; translated from the coding sequence ATGAGGTCCCTCGATACCTGCCTTTTCGCCGCCCTCGACCTGGAGACGACGGGACTCTACGCCTCGAAGGATCGCATCGTCGAGATCGGCGCCGTCACCTTCCGGCGGGGCCGCGTCGTCGGGCGCTTTCAGACCTTCGTCGATCCCGGACGGGCCATGTCGGAAGAGGTCATCGCCGTTCACGGCATCACCGACGCCATGGTGGCCGGCGCTCCCGACGTGACGGAGGCTTTGCCCCGCCTCCGCGCGTTTCTGGGCGAGGCCCTTCTGGTGATCCACAACGCCGCCTTCGACCTCTCCTTCCTGGCCACGGCCGATCCCTCCTGGGTTCCCTGGCGTCCCGGCGTCGTCGACAGCTGCGTCCTGGCGCGCCGGGCCTTTCCCCAGGAAAGGCGTTACGGCCTGGCCCATCTCGTCGGAACTCTCGGCCTGGACGTCTCGGCCAGTCACCGGGCCCTGGCCGACGCCGACGGCGCCCGCCAGCTCTTCGAGCGCTCCCTCGACGTCCTGGGAGAAGCGGCGGCGACGGCCGAAGAGCTTCTGGACCTGGCGGCTTTCGATTTCGCCGCCGCGGAGAAGACCGTCGACGCCGCGATCCGAGGCCTCGTCGAGGAGGCCCTTCGCGAGGGACGCGAGCTTGTCATCGCCTACCGCGATGCCTGGGGGCGTCTGACGGAGCGCCGGGTCCGGCCCGAGGGGCTCGCCGGATGGCCCGTCCCTCAGCTCGAGGCTTTCTGCTGTCTCCGAAAGGGGCTGCGCCATTTTCGCCTCGACCGCATCGTCAGGGCCCGTTTTGCCGAGTGA
- a CDS encoding cyanophycinase has product MRRRNALIPLLLGIALYLLPGTALEAGTLVVIGGRQETQNEKVYKAMLDAVGGAEKARIAIIPAASATPTESGNLYISDFLLYGVTAEQCRLYPVAVVDDDGTDDIDESTWRDGAWDEALAEDARERNLFFFTGGDQARIMTCLVADDGTESPLLRNIRSALAASDDVVVAGTSAGAAIMSDPMLTGGDPILWISKGPDYLASQDEGGLAQGLGFMEETISDQHLLARGRLARLIVACLENEAGHDRGIGVDENTAFIVKGDDLSVVGETGAFIVDTSRARWKREGDYMGVVGVRVHYLDDGDGFDLATGEARPAPGKSLIKEPAYGERPLETDLFSAYTFLDMVTKGLVDSSADSCKGISFSVAIEEGRPQAGSGIRWTFRKGTDTVGYKGTERSDFPLSPGGEHPHLDSYCPYTALNVIVDIVPFAVSVQ; this is encoded by the coding sequence ATGCGCAGACGGAACGCCCTGATCCCGCTCCTGCTGGGGATCGCCTTGTATCTCCTCCCGGGAACGGCCCTGGAGGCGGGAACGCTCGTCGTCATCGGAGGAAGACAGGAGACGCAGAACGAAAAGGTCTACAAGGCCATGCTCGACGCCGTGGGAGGGGCTGAAAAGGCCCGGATCGCCATCATCCCCGCGGCGAGCGCCACGCCCACGGAAAGCGGCAACCTCTACATCAGCGACTTTCTCCTCTACGGCGTCACGGCGGAACAGTGCCGGCTCTACCCCGTGGCCGTCGTCGACGACGACGGGACGGACGACATCGACGAATCGACGTGGCGCGACGGCGCCTGGGACGAGGCCCTGGCCGAGGACGCCAGGGAGCGGAATCTCTTTTTCTTCACCGGCGGAGATCAGGCCCGCATCATGACCTGTCTCGTCGCCGACGACGGCACGGAGAGCCCTCTCCTCCGGAACATCCGCTCCGCCCTGGCCGCCTCCGACGACGTCGTCGTCGCCGGGACCAGCGCCGGAGCGGCGATCATGAGCGATCCCATGCTCACCGGCGGCGACCCCATCCTCTGGATCTCCAAGGGTCCCGACTACCTGGCATCGCAGGACGAGGGAGGGCTGGCCCAGGGACTGGGCTTCATGGAGGAAACCATCTCCGATCAGCACCTCCTGGCCCGAGGCCGCCTGGCCCGGCTCATCGTCGCCTGCCTGGAGAACGAGGCGGGCCACGACAGGGGCATCGGCGTCGACGAAAACACGGCCTTCATCGTGAAGGGCGACGACCTCTCCGTCGTGGGCGAGACGGGCGCCTTCATCGTCGACACCTCCCGGGCCCGGTGGAAGAGGGAGGGAGACTACATGGGCGTCGTCGGCGTCCGCGTCCACTACCTCGACGACGGCGACGGCTTCGATCTGGCCACGGGGGAGGCCCGTCCCGCTCCGGGGAAGAGCCTCATCAAGGAACCGGCCTACGGCGAGCGGCCCCTCGAGACGGATCTCTTCTCGGCCTACACCTTCCTGGACATGGTCACGAAGGGCCTCGTCGACAGCAGCGCCGACAGCTGCAAAGGCATCTCCTTCTCCGTCGCCATCGAAGAGGGCAGGCCCCAGGCCGGATCGGGCATCCGCTGGACCTTCCGCAAAGGCACCGACACCGTGGGCTACAAGGGGACGGAGCGGAGCGACTTTCCCCTCTCCCCCGGCGGGGAACACCCCCATCTCGACAGCTATTGCCCCTACACGGCGTTGAACGTGATCGTCGATATCGTGCCCTTTGCGGTATCGGTCCAGTAA
- a CDS encoding GntR family transcriptional regulator: MTRPSSDGRPLQAYEVVFWHVLDQMAQERLLPGDILFETTLGAELELSRTPVRNALARLVAEGVLESPPGKRGYRVPDLSPGDMREVFQMREILESKAAFLAAEEARKEDVDSLRALNEKERLFSREERKHDYYDINVEFHFAIVRIAANRYLERAFRPVFWRSQLYVNYLAEFHPLTTEEEERTRGHNTPDEHGRLVEAIARRDPLGAAAAARDHLAATRAYRISLVTERAEVIFRGRSH; encoded by the coding sequence CCCTTCAGGCCTACGAGGTGGTCTTCTGGCACGTCCTTGACCAGATGGCCCAGGAAAGGCTTCTGCCCGGAGACATCCTCTTCGAGACGACTTTGGGGGCCGAGCTGGAGCTCTCCCGGACGCCGGTGCGCAACGCCCTGGCCCGCCTCGTGGCCGAAGGCGTCCTCGAAAGCCCTCCGGGCAAAAGAGGGTACCGCGTTCCCGACCTCTCGCCCGGAGACATGAGGGAGGTCTTCCAGATGCGGGAAATCCTCGAATCGAAGGCCGCCTTTCTGGCCGCCGAAGAGGCCCGCAAGGAGGACGTCGACAGCCTGAGGGCCCTCAACGAGAAGGAGCGCCTCTTCTCCCGGGAGGAGCGCAAGCACGACTACTACGACATCAACGTCGAGTTCCACTTCGCCATCGTCCGCATCGCCGCCAACCGCTATCTGGAACGGGCCTTCCGTCCCGTCTTCTGGCGGTCGCAGCTCTACGTCAACTACCTGGCCGAGTTCCACCCCCTCACGACGGAGGAGGAAGAGCGCACGAGGGGGCACAACACGCCCGACGAACACGGGCGCCTCGTCGAGGCCATCGCCCGCCGAGACCCCCTTGGCGCGGCCGCCGCGGCCCGCGACCACCTGGCCGCGACGCGGGCCTACCGGATCTCCCTCGTCACGGAAAGGGCCGAGGTCATCTTTCGCGGCCGGAGTCACTGA
- the codA gene encoding cytosine deaminase, translated as MIDLVLRNARLRGGEEVDIAVDGGIIRKVGPSLEERGRQEIDAEGRLTTPPLCDPHLHLDGVLSVGDPRFNRSGTLLEGIAIWGERKPRLTRQELVENAVEAVLWEFAGGVQFIRTHADVTDPTLLTLEALLEVKDRVKDLVDIQIVAFPQDGVYTFPEGEALMVRAMEMGADVVGGIPHNELTREDGIRDVELAFELARKYDALIDIHCDETGDDQSRFVEVMARLALVTGMGEKVTASHTTAMHNYNNDYAFKLLGIAERAKMNFITNPFDNSVLQNRTDGYPRRRGHTRVDEMVARGINVSIGHDSIMDPWYPLGKGSMLQAAHLLLHTAHMSGYEQIFSLFDMITVNSARTLQVESLYGIEAGRPANFVVFDAADEFEAIRLLPECLYVVRRGAVALRTRPAVRSLDLGPFRREIDFRRPSR; from the coding sequence ATGATCGATCTGGTTTTGCGCAACGCCCGCCTTCGCGGCGGTGAAGAGGTCGATATCGCCGTCGACGGCGGAATCATCAGGAAAGTGGGTCCCTCCCTGGAGGAGCGGGGACGGCAGGAGATCGACGCCGAAGGCCGTCTCACGACGCCGCCTCTGTGCGACCCCCATCTGCATCTGGACGGGGTCCTTTCCGTGGGGGATCCCCGTTTCAACCGTTCCGGCACGCTTCTGGAGGGGATCGCCATCTGGGGCGAGCGCAAGCCCCGCCTCACCCGGCAGGAGCTCGTCGAGAACGCCGTCGAGGCCGTCCTCTGGGAGTTCGCCGGAGGCGTCCAGTTCATCCGCACCCATGCCGACGTGACCGATCCCACCCTGCTCACCCTCGAGGCCCTTCTGGAGGTGAAGGATCGGGTCAAGGATCTGGTCGACATCCAGATCGTGGCCTTCCCTCAGGACGGCGTCTACACCTTTCCCGAGGGAGAGGCCCTCATGGTCCGCGCCATGGAGATGGGAGCCGACGTGGTGGGAGGCATTCCCCACAACGAGCTGACCCGCGAGGACGGCATCCGCGATGTGGAGCTGGCCTTCGAGCTGGCCCGGAAGTACGACGCCCTCATCGATATCCACTGCGACGAGACGGGAGACGACCAGTCCCGCTTCGTCGAGGTCATGGCACGACTCGCCCTCGTCACCGGCATGGGAGAGAAGGTGACGGCCAGCCATACGACGGCCATGCACAACTACAACAACGACTATGCCTTCAAGCTCCTGGGGATCGCCGAGAGGGCTAAGATGAACTTCATCACCAACCCCTTCGACAATTCGGTGCTTCAGAACCGCACCGACGGTTACCCGCGCCGGAGGGGGCACACGCGGGTGGACGAGATGGTGGCCCGGGGGATCAACGTCTCCATCGGCCACGATTCCATCATGGATCCCTGGTATCCCCTGGGGAAGGGCTCCATGCTTCAGGCGGCCCATCTTCTGCTCCACACGGCCCACATGAGCGGCTACGAGCAGATTTTCTCCCTCTTCGACATGATCACCGTCAATTCGGCCCGGACGCTCCAGGTGGAGTCCCTCTACGGCATCGAGGCGGGCAGGCCCGCCAATTTCGTCGTCTTCGACGCCGCCGACGAGTTCGAGGCGATCCGTCTCCTTCCCGAATGTCTCTACGTGGTGCGTCGCGGCGCCGTGGCCCTTCGGACCCGTCCGGCGGTGCGCTCCCTCGACCTGGGCCCCTTCCGGAGGGAGATCGATTTCCGCAGGCCCTCGCGGTAG
- a CDS encoding ISNCY family transposase, giving the protein MVLSLVKRTGKMSLMTTRRDLLMKTKEARRLGLVEEAVAGNLTVQEVADRLGLSRRQVFRLKRRYREEGAQGLLHKGRGKPSRRRISQETRDFVVSLAKGLYRDTSCQHMAELLAEEHDLVLSAKSIARFLRAENLSLVHRHRAPKRRSRRVRRSRRGDLVQMDASPFDWFEIGERCTLHGVIDDATGEVLGLWMARNECLFGYFRVLRQMLDRHGVPRELYADRHTIFLSPKSEKLTIKEELEDSAPVTQFGRALEALGTRYVPAGSPQAKGRIERLWGTLQDRLVVAFRRAGVKTIEEANVLLAAYPGEVHNPRFARPPAEGASAFLPPPDGPALDLLLTRQTDRKASGDSTISLDGKQYALIGPRRRPLLLARGQAVKVIEKLDGKLLALVHDGLYDLAAVDKEPPATPPPVIETKTGTPCKTKKQRKPAADHPWRQNPAPPAAAVGSEQGTGSPP; this is encoded by the coding sequence ATGGTATTGTCACTCGTGAAGAGGACAGGGAAAATGTCACTTATGACGACCAGGAGAGACCTACTCATGAAGACAAAAGAAGCAAGGCGCTTGGGGTTGGTGGAAGAGGCTGTCGCGGGCAACCTGACGGTTCAGGAGGTGGCCGATCGGCTCGGTCTGAGCCGCCGTCAGGTCTTTCGGCTCAAACGACGCTACCGGGAAGAAGGAGCGCAGGGGCTCCTGCACAAGGGACGAGGCAAACCGTCCCGGCGCAGAATCTCTCAGGAGACACGGGATTTCGTCGTCAGTCTGGCCAAGGGTCTTTACAGGGATACGAGCTGTCAGCACATGGCCGAACTCCTTGCCGAAGAGCATGATCTCGTGCTGAGCGCCAAGAGCATCGCCCGTTTCCTTCGCGCGGAGAACCTGTCCCTCGTTCATCGCCACCGGGCCCCGAAGCGGCGTTCCCGCAGGGTCCGACGGTCCCGACGAGGCGATCTGGTCCAGATGGACGCCTCTCCTTTCGATTGGTTCGAGATCGGTGAGCGTTGCACTCTCCACGGCGTGATTGACGATGCCACAGGAGAGGTCCTCGGTCTGTGGATGGCCAGGAATGAGTGCCTCTTCGGCTACTTCCGCGTGCTCCGTCAGATGCTTGATCGCCACGGCGTGCCTCGCGAGCTTTACGCCGACCGCCACACCATCTTCCTTTCTCCCAAGTCGGAAAAACTGACGATCAAGGAGGAGCTGGAGGACTCGGCGCCTGTAACCCAGTTCGGCCGCGCTCTGGAGGCTCTCGGAACTCGCTATGTCCCTGCAGGGTCTCCCCAGGCGAAGGGGCGGATCGAAAGGCTCTGGGGAACTCTTCAGGATCGTCTCGTCGTCGCCTTCCGACGGGCCGGAGTGAAAACGATCGAAGAGGCCAACGTCCTGCTCGCCGCCTACCCGGGAGAGGTCCATAACCCGAGGTTCGCTCGTCCTCCCGCAGAGGGGGCATCTGCCTTTCTCCCTCCGCCGGACGGACCCGCTCTCGATCTCCTCCTGACTCGCCAGACCGACCGGAAGGCCTCGGGAGACTCGACGATTTCCCTCGACGGAAAACAGTACGCCCTGATAGGCCCCCGCAGACGCCCCCTGCTTCTTGCCAGAGGACAGGCGGTCAAGGTCATCGAGAAGCTCGACGGGAAACTCCTGGCTCTTGTCCATGACGGGCTCTACGATCTCGCAGCCGTCGACAAAGAGCCCCCTGCGACTCCCCCGCCTGTCATCGAGACGAAGACAGGCACTCCATGCAAAACGAAGAAGCAGAGGAAGCCGGCGGCAGACCATCCCTGGCGACAGAATCCCGCTCCTCCTGCCGCGGCGGTCGGCTCCGAGCAAGGGACGGGTTCCCCTCCCTAG
- the rarD gene encoding EamA family transporter RarD encodes MSASPLSSGRGDDLRGVAAGFFAFTAWGLLPVYWKQLQDVPPLEILCHRILWSLVFVGLALTVGRGWGHSRALLKEPRKMGLLVCSGLVLGANWLIYIAAVNTGHVLESSLGYFITPLVNVLFGALFFRERPRRLQLLALLLALAGVALQLMLLGRLPVVALSLALTFGTYGLLRKIIRIDGLTGLFAETLVLALPALAYLLFLQGRGTAAFGAGPAARDLLLVGTGVVTSIPLVAFAFGTGRLRLTTIGFLQYLSPTISFLLGFFLYHEPLEWARLVTFALIWVAIALYSAESLLLLRRPSPEGRGR; translated from the coding sequence ATGTCCGCGTCCCCGCTTTCTTCAGGCCGAGGCGACGACCTTCGCGGTGTCGCCGCCGGCTTTTTCGCCTTCACGGCCTGGGGTCTTCTGCCCGTCTACTGGAAGCAGCTTCAGGACGTGCCGCCTCTGGAGATCCTCTGCCACCGCATCCTCTGGTCCCTCGTCTTCGTCGGTCTGGCCCTGACCGTCGGGCGGGGCTGGGGCCACTCCCGGGCCCTTCTGAAGGAGCCGCGGAAGATGGGACTCCTCGTCTGCAGCGGCCTCGTCCTCGGCGCCAACTGGCTCATCTACATCGCCGCCGTCAATACGGGCCATGTCCTCGAGTCCAGCCTGGGGTATTTCATCACGCCTCTGGTCAATGTCCTCTTCGGCGCCCTCTTCTTCCGCGAGCGGCCCCGGCGGCTCCAGCTTCTGGCCCTCCTCCTGGCTCTGGCCGGCGTGGCCCTCCAGCTGATGCTTCTCGGCCGCCTTCCCGTCGTGGCCCTGAGCCTGGCCCTGACCTTCGGGACCTACGGCCTGCTCCGCAAGATCATCAGGATCGACGGCCTGACGGGGCTTTTCGCCGAGACCCTCGTCCTTGCCCTTCCGGCTCTGGCCTATCTTCTCTTCCTCCAGGGCCGGGGAACGGCCGCCTTCGGCGCCGGCCCGGCGGCGCGCGATCTCCTCCTTGTCGGCACGGGCGTGGTGACGTCCATCCCCCTCGTGGCTTTCGCCTTCGGGACGGGGCGCCTCCGTCTGACGACGATCGGCTTTCTCCAGTACCTTTCGCCGACGATCTCCTTCCTCCTGGGTTTTTTCCTCTACCACGAGCCTCTGGAGTGGGCCCGCCTCGTCACCTTCGCCCTCATCTGGGTCGCCATCGCCCTCTATTCGGCCGAAAGCCTTCTCCTTCTGAGACGTCCGTCCCCGGAGGGACGGGGGCGATGA
- the iadA gene encoding beta-aspartyl-peptidase has translation MFLLIENAEVYAPRPLGRQDILIAGEKIAWMGRDFPARATLPGLEIVDGRGHLVLPGFVDNHVHIIGGGGEGSFRTRTPEIVLTDLTLAGVTSVIGVLGTDCVTRHTASLIAKARALEEEGLSAWALLGSYQLPLRPFTGHVQDDLVLIDKLIGVGEVALSDHRSSQPQKEELLRIAAASRVAAMLSGKGGIVNVHLGDGPGKLDMLFDIADTSEITLAQFLPTHLNRNPDLFEASIGYALAGGHVDMTTSTTPLFLAEGEVKCSLALRRLLDAGVPSERISFSSDGQGSLPDFDEKGRFKGLSIGRSHSIWPEVRDAVVDEKIPLETALAVITSSPADQHKLPGRKGHVEAGADADLVLVDESSLSIRTVVARGRLMVRDGEPLLFGTFEKV, from the coding sequence ATGTTTCTTCTCATCGAAAACGCCGAAGTTTACGCCCCTCGACCTCTGGGAAGGCAGGACATCCTCATCGCCGGAGAAAAAATAGCCTGGATGGGCCGTGATTTTCCGGCCCGGGCGACCCTGCCCGGCCTGGAGATCGTCGACGGCCGGGGCCATCTCGTCCTCCCCGGATTCGTCGACAACCACGTCCACATCATCGGCGGCGGCGGCGAGGGCAGTTTCCGCACCCGAACGCCCGAGATCGTCCTGACGGACCTCACCCTGGCGGGCGTCACCTCCGTCATCGGCGTCCTGGGGACCGACTGCGTGACGCGCCACACGGCCAGCCTCATCGCCAAGGCCCGGGCCCTGGAGGAAGAGGGGCTCAGCGCCTGGGCCCTCCTGGGCTCCTACCAGCTTCCCCTCCGCCCCTTCACGGGCCACGTCCAGGACGACCTCGTCCTCATCGACAAGCTCATCGGCGTCGGCGAGGTGGCCCTTTCGGATCACCGTTCCTCCCAGCCCCAGAAGGAGGAGCTCCTCCGCATCGCCGCGGCCTCCCGCGTGGCGGCCATGCTCTCCGGCAAGGGGGGCATCGTCAACGTCCACCTCGGCGACGGGCCGGGCAAGCTGGACATGCTCTTCGACATCGCCGACACGAGCGAGATCACCCTGGCGCAGTTCCTGCCGACCCACCTGAACCGCAACCCCGACCTTTTCGAGGCCTCCATCGGCTACGCCCTGGCCGGAGGTCACGTCGACATGACGACGAGCACGACGCCCCTCTTCCTGGCCGAGGGAGAGGTCAAGTGCAGCCTGGCCCTCAGGCGCCTCCTCGACGCCGGAGTTCCGTCGGAACGGATCTCTTTCAGCTCCGACGGACAGGGAAGCCTGCCCGACTTCGACGAAAAGGGCCGTTTCAAAGGCCTCTCCATCGGCCGCTCCCATTCCATCTGGCCCGAGGTGCGGGACGCCGTCGTCGACGAGAAGATCCCCCTCGAAACAGCCCTGGCCGTCATCACCTCCTCCCCGGCGGACCAGCACAAGCTGCCGGGCCGGAAAGGCCACGTGGAGGCGGGGGCCGACGCCGACCTGGTTCTCGTCGACGAAAGCTCTCTTTCGATCCGCACCGTCGTCGCCCGGGGACGCCTCATGGTCCGCGACGGAGAGCCCCTTCTTTTCGGAACCTTCGAGAAGGTTTGA
- a CDS encoding ISNCY family transposase: protein MVLSLVKRTGKMSLMTTRRDLLMKTKEARRLGLVEEAVAGNLTVQEVADRLGLSRRQVFRLKRRYREEGAQGLLHKGRGKPSRRRISQETRDFVVSLAKGLYRDTSCQHMAELLAEEHDLVLSAKSIARFLRAENLSLVHRHRAPKRRSRRVRRSRRGDLVQMDASPFDWFEIGERCTLHGVIDDATGEVLGLWMARNECLFGYFRVLRQMLDRHGVPRELYADRHTIFLSPKSEKLTIKEELEDSAPVTQFGRALEALGTRYVPAGSPQAKGRIERLWGTLQDRLVVAFRRAGVKTIEEANVLLAAYPGEVHNPRFARPPAEGASAFLPPPDGPALDLLLTRQTDRKASGDSTISLDGKQYALIGPRRRPLLLARGQAVKVIEKLDGKLLALVHDGLYDLAAVDKEPPATPPPVIETKTGTPCKTKKQRKPAADHPWRQNPAPPAAAVGTEQGTGSPP, encoded by the coding sequence ATGGTATTGTCACTCGTGAAGAGGACAGGGAAAATGTCACTTATGACGACCAGGAGAGACCTACTCATGAAGACAAAAGAAGCAAGGCGCTTGGGGTTGGTGGAAGAGGCTGTCGCGGGCAACCTGACGGTTCAGGAGGTGGCCGATCGGCTCGGTCTGAGCCGCCGTCAGGTCTTTCGGCTCAAACGACGCTACCGGGAAGAAGGAGCGCAGGGGCTCCTGCACAAGGGACGAGGCAAACCGTCCCGGCGCAGAATCTCTCAGGAGACACGGGATTTCGTCGTCAGTCTGGCCAAGGGTCTTTACAGGGATACGAGCTGTCAGCACATGGCCGAACTCCTTGCCGAAGAGCATGATCTCGTGCTGAGCGCCAAGAGCATCGCCCGTTTCCTTCGCGCGGAGAACCTGTCCCTCGTTCATCGCCACCGGGCCCCGAAGCGGCGTTCCCGCAGGGTCCGACGGTCCCGACGAGGCGATCTGGTCCAGATGGACGCCTCTCCTTTCGATTGGTTCGAGATCGGTGAGCGTTGCACTCTCCACGGCGTGATTGACGATGCCACAGGAGAGGTCCTCGGTCTGTGGATGGCCAGGAATGAGTGCCTCTTCGGCTACTTCCGCGTGCTCCGTCAGATGCTTGATCGCCACGGCGTGCCTCGCGAGCTTTACGCCGACCGCCACACCATCTTCCTTTCTCCCAAGTCGGAAAAACTGACGATCAAGGAGGAGCTGGAGGACTCGGCGCCTGTAACCCAGTTCGGCCGCGCTCTGGAGGCTCTCGGAACTCGCTATGTCCCTGCAGGGTCTCCCCAGGCGAAGGGGCGGATCGAAAGGCTCTGGGGAACTCTTCAGGATCGTCTCGTCGTCGCCTTCCGACGGGCCGGAGTGAAAACGATCGAAGAGGCCAACGTCCTGCTCGCCGCCTACCCGGGAGAGGTCCATAACCCGAGGTTCGCTCGTCCTCCCGCAGAGGGGGCATCTGCCTTTCTCCCTCCGCCGGACGGCCCCGCTCTCGATCTCCTCCTGACTCGCCAGACCGACCGGAAGGCCTCGGGAGACTCGACGATTTCCCTCGACGGAAAACAGTACGCCCTGATAGGCCCCCGCAGACGCCCCCTGCTTCTTGCCAGAGGACAGGCGGTCAAGGTCATCGAGAAGCTCGACGGGAAACTCCTGGCTCTTGTCCATGACGGGCTCTACGATCTCGCAGCCGTCGACAAAGAGCCCCCTGCGACTCCCCCGCCTGTCATCGAGACGAAGACAGGCACTCCATGCAAAACGAAGAAGCAGAGGAAGCCGGCGGCAGACCATCCCTGGCGACAGAATCCCGCTCCTCCTGCCGCGGCGGTCGGCACCGAGCAAGGGACGGGTTCCCCTCCCTAG
- the codB gene encoding cytosine permease: MSDREAERGGGDDFALTPVPESERRGFLPMSMVMLGFTFFAASMWTGGTLGMGFRLWPDLVGTVLAGNLILGVYGAFLGYAASSTNLSTHVLARRAFGVRGSKLPSLLLALTQIGWFGVGVAMFAYPVNRLLGIPVAPLIVAGGLLMTGTVVIGFRAIEWISWIAVPAILVLGFGSVIRAFGDAGGLAALMAVEPASPLPFSRGLALGVGSFISGATLTPDFVRFARDRRTGVGATVVGFTFGNSLMFFFGALGAMATGMADTSEMLAAQGLLGGGIALLALNIWTTNDNALYASGLGLANMTGLRRKSLTVAAGAAGTVLAHFLYNHFVGWLVFLSVFLPPIGGILIGDFFLKGRGSRSFQATDAERPVRWSAMLAWVLAVAVSKVSPEEGLLCVAPLNAIVTAALVYAGADGFLCRRLSCPAGGPESRSEREGGRKP; the protein is encoded by the coding sequence ATGTCCGATCGGGAGGCCGAAAGGGGCGGGGGCGACGATTTCGCTCTGACGCCCGTGCCGGAGTCGGAACGGCGGGGGTTTCTTCCCATGTCCATGGTGATGCTGGGCTTCACCTTTTTCGCCGCCAGCATGTGGACCGGAGGGACTCTCGGCATGGGGTTCCGTCTCTGGCCCGATCTGGTGGGAACGGTTCTGGCGGGGAACCTGATCCTGGGCGTCTACGGGGCCTTCCTGGGCTATGCCGCCTCTTCGACCAATCTCTCGACTCACGTCCTGGCCCGGCGGGCCTTCGGCGTCCGGGGCTCCAAGCTGCCCTCTCTCCTGCTGGCCCTCACCCAGATCGGCTGGTTCGGCGTGGGCGTGGCCATGTTCGCCTATCCCGTCAACAGGCTTCTGGGAATTCCCGTGGCGCCTCTCATCGTCGCAGGGGGCCTTCTCATGACCGGAACGGTCGTCATCGGTTTCCGGGCCATCGAGTGGATCAGCTGGATCGCCGTTCCGGCGATCCTCGTTCTCGGCTTCGGGTCCGTGATCCGCGCCTTCGGCGACGCCGGGGGGCTTGCGGCTCTCATGGCCGTCGAGCCCGCGTCGCCCCTTCCCTTTTCGCGGGGTCTGGCCCTGGGCGTGGGGTCTTTCATCAGCGGCGCCACGCTGACGCCCGATTTCGTCCGCTTCGCCCGAGATCGGCGGACGGGCGTGGGCGCCACGGTGGTGGGTTTTACCTTCGGCAACAGCCTCATGTTTTTCTTCGGCGCCCTGGGGGCCATGGCGACGGGGATGGCCGACACGTCGGAGATGCTGGCGGCCCAGGGGCTCCTTGGAGGCGGCATCGCCCTTCTGGCCCTCAACATCTGGACCACCAACGACAACGCTCTCTACGCCTCGGGGCTGGGCCTCGCCAACATGACGGGCCTGAGGCGCAAAAGCCTCACCGTCGCGGCCGGTGCGGCGGGCACGGTGCTGGCCCATTTTCTCTACAACCATTTCGTGGGCTGGCTCGTCTTTTTGAGCGTCTTTCTGCCGCCCATCGGAGGCATTCTCATCGGAGATTTCTTTCTCAAGGGGCGCGGGAGCCGTTCCTTTCAGGCCACGGACGCCGAGCGTCCGGTCCGTTGGTCGGCCATGCTCGCCTGGGTCCTGGCCGTGGCCGTCTCCAAGGTCTCTCCCGAGGAGGGGCTTTTGTGCGTCGCCCCCCTGAACGCCATCGTGACGGCGGCCCTGGTCTATGCGGGGGCCGACGGGTTCCTCTGCCGTCGCCTCTCCTGCCCGGCCGGGGGGCCGGAAAGCCGATCCGAAAGAGAGGGAGGCCGAAAGCCATGA